From the Rhodothalassiaceae bacterium genome, one window contains:
- the plsX gene encoding phosphate acyltransferase: MKRAITIALDCMGGDGAPANEIAGAAIARERYPHVRFLLYGRAEAIEPLLRRDPALAAASEVRATDGVVAMDAKPSQVVRHGRETSMGRAIAAVADGEADVAVSAGNTGALMGLAKLMLKTMPGIDRPALATLIPTYAGESAMLDLGANAECGENNLVEFAIMGAAFARTTLGLERPSVALLNIGSEEMKGTDTLRLAAERLKNADLPLAFAGFVEGDKIPFGTVDVVVTDGFTGNVALKTLEGTARFIAELIGDAFRSSPMAKLGYLLARRGIQQLRSHLDPNRHNGAVMLGLNGLVVKSHGSANAEGIATAIGVAADMARHELVKLIAADLETMRAAPAAAGREGI, from the coding sequence TTGAAGCGTGCGATCACGATTGCTCTCGACTGCATGGGCGGCGATGGTGCGCCCGCAAATGAAATCGCCGGTGCCGCGATCGCGCGCGAGCGGTATCCGCATGTGCGCTTTCTGCTCTACGGCCGGGCCGAGGCGATCGAGCCCCTCCTGCGGCGCGACCCGGCGCTTGCGGCCGCCAGCGAGGTCCGCGCCACCGACGGCGTCGTCGCGATGGACGCCAAGCCGTCCCAGGTGGTCCGGCACGGGCGCGAGACCAGCATGGGCCGGGCGATCGCGGCGGTGGCGGACGGCGAAGCGGATGTCGCCGTCTCCGCCGGCAACACCGGCGCGCTGATGGGGCTCGCCAAGCTGATGCTGAAGACGATGCCGGGCATCGACCGGCCGGCGCTCGCGACCCTGATCCCCACCTATGCGGGCGAGAGCGCGATGCTGGACCTCGGCGCCAACGCCGAATGCGGCGAGAACAATCTGGTGGAATTCGCGATCATGGGCGCGGCCTTCGCGCGCACGACGCTGGGGCTCGAGCGGCCGAGCGTCGCCCTGCTCAACATCGGCTCCGAGGAGATGAAGGGCACGGACACGCTCCGCCTTGCGGCCGAGCGGCTGAAGAACGCGGATCTGCCGCTCGCCTTCGCGGGCTTCGTCGAGGGCGACAAGATCCCCTTCGGCACCGTGGACGTGGTGGTGACCGACGGATTTACCGGCAACGTCGCCCTCAAGACGCTCGAGGGCACGGCCCGCTTCATCGCCGAGCTGATCGGCGACGCCTTCCGCAGCTCGCCGATGGCCAAGCTCGGCTATCTGCTCGCGCGCCGCGGCATCCAGCAGCTGCGCAGCCATCTCGACCCCAACCGCCACAACGGCGCGGTGATGCTGGGGCTGAACGGCCTCGTGGTCAAAAGCCACGGCAGCGCCAATGCGGAAGGGATCGCCACCGCCATCGGCGTCGCCGCCGACATGGCGCGCCACGAGCTCGTCAAGCTCATCGCCGCGGATCTCGAGACCATGCGGGCCGCGCCGGCCGCCGCCGGCAGGGAAGGCATCTAG
- a CDS encoding endonuclease: MFNVVTYNIHSAVGIDRRFDPDRVVRVLRRCEAPVIALQEVGWHHRGKRHFDQFAFYAEELGMTCIEGPTKNHAHAHFGNAVLTTFPVRRRAIVDLTVPLELPRGAIIAEILGPAGPFTLINMHLGLTAFHRRAQLRRLMPHLAGWKPPFIICGDYNSWKLTARTQRLLARLAPDATRLPSFRAPFARIPIDRVQVSPEFRLLKAWRPEDRDCLLASDHLPVVATVASG, encoded by the coding sequence ATGTTCAACGTCGTCACCTACAACATCCACAGCGCCGTCGGCATCGACCGCCGCTTCGATCCGGACCGCGTGGTGCGCGTGCTCCGGCGCTGCGAGGCGCCGGTGATCGCGCTCCAGGAGGTGGGGTGGCATCACCGCGGCAAACGCCACTTCGACCAGTTCGCCTTCTACGCCGAGGAACTCGGCATGACCTGCATCGAAGGCCCGACCAAGAACCACGCCCACGCCCATTTCGGCAATGCGGTGCTGACGACCTTTCCCGTCCGGCGCCGGGCGATCGTCGATCTCACCGTGCCGCTGGAGCTGCCGCGCGGCGCGATCATCGCCGAAATCCTGGGGCCGGCGGGGCCGTTCACCCTGATCAACATGCATCTGGGGCTGACGGCCTTCCACCGCCGCGCCCAGCTGCGCCGCCTGATGCCCCATCTTGCCGGCTGGAAGCCGCCCTTCATCATCTGCGGCGACTACAACAGCTGGAAGCTCACCGCCCGCACCCAGCGCCTGCTCGCGCGGCTTGCACCGGACGCGACCCGGCTGCCGAGCTTTCGCGCCCCCTTCGCCCGCATTCCCATCGACCGCGTGCAGGTGAGCCCGGAATTCCGGCTGCTCAAGGCCTGGCGCCCCGAAGACCGCGACTGCCTGCTCGCAAGCGACCATCTGCCGGTGGTCGCGACCGTCGCGTCCGGATGA
- the narH gene encoding respiratory nitrate reductase subunit, producing MKVRAQIGMVLNLDKCIGCHTCSVTCKNVWTSREGVEYAWFNNVETKPGIGYPRDWENQDRWKGGWVRERNGRLRPRQGGRLAGLAKIFANPHLPEIDDFYEPFTFDYAHLQQAGRERTMPTARPRSLVSGERMAKINWGPNWEEILGGEFSKRSQDANFAGIEKEIYGAFERTFMMYLPRLCEHCLNPTCVAACPSGAIYKREEDGIVLIDQEKCRGWRMCVSGCPYKKIYYNWKTGKSEKCIFCFPRIEAGEPTVCSETCVGRIRYLGVLLYDADRIAEAAAVADEKDLYEAQLSIFLDPEDPEVIAAARREGIPEAWLEAARRSPVYRMAVDWRIAFPLHPEYRTLPMVWYVPPLSPIQGPAHTGLIDGDEAIPDVHALKIPVRYLANMLTAGKEEPIVTALERMFALRAWMRGREIEGECDPALLERVGLTEAQVEEMYRILAIADYEDRFVIPTSHREHAEDAYQLRGGCGFSFGRGCFGCNPYAAERKPKELHLFATNRPRAKEARS from the coding sequence ATGAAGGTCCGCGCGCAGATCGGAATGGTTCTCAACCTCGACAAGTGCATCGGCTGCCACACCTGTTCGGTGACCTGCAAGAACGTGTGGACCAGCCGGGAAGGCGTCGAGTACGCCTGGTTCAACAACGTCGAGACGAAACCGGGCATCGGCTATCCCAGGGACTGGGAGAACCAGGACCGCTGGAAGGGCGGCTGGGTGCGCGAGCGCAACGGGCGCCTGCGCCCTCGTCAGGGCGGCAGGCTCGCCGGGCTCGCGAAGATCTTCGCCAACCCGCACCTGCCCGAAATCGACGACTTCTACGAGCCGTTCACCTTCGACTACGCGCATCTTCAGCAGGCCGGGCGCGAACGGACGATGCCCACGGCGCGGCCGCGCTCCCTCGTCTCGGGCGAACGCATGGCGAAGATCAACTGGGGCCCGAACTGGGAGGAGATCCTCGGCGGCGAGTTCTCCAAGCGCTCGCAGGACGCCAATTTCGCGGGCATCGAAAAGGAGATCTACGGCGCATTCGAGCGCACCTTCATGATGTATCTGCCGCGGCTGTGCGAGCACTGCCTCAATCCGACATGCGTGGCGGCCTGTCCCTCGGGCGCGATCTACAAGCGCGAGGAGGACGGGATCGTCCTGATCGATCAGGAAAAATGCCGGGGCTGGCGGATGTGCGTGTCGGGCTGCCCCTACAAGAAGATCTATTACAACTGGAAGACGGGCAAGTCCGAGAAATGCATCTTCTGCTTTCCCCGCATCGAGGCCGGAGAGCCGACCGTCTGCTCCGAGACCTGCGTCGGCCGGATCCGCTACCTCGGCGTGCTGCTCTATGACGCAGACCGGATCGCGGAAGCGGCGGCGGTGGCCGACGAGAAGGACCTTTACGAGGCGCAGCTGTCCATCTTCCTTGATCCGGAGGACCCCGAGGTGATCGCCGCCGCGCGTCGCGAAGGCATCCCGGAGGCGTGGCTGGAGGCGGCACGGCGCTCGCCCGTATACAGGATGGCGGTGGACTGGCGGATCGCCTTTCCGCTGCATCCCGAATACCGGACCCTGCCGATGGTCTGGTACGTGCCGCCGCTTTCGCCGATCCAGGGCCCTGCGCACACCGGCCTCATCGACGGCGACGAGGCGATCCCCGACGTGCATGCGCTCAAGATTCCGGTCCGCTACCTCGCGAACATGCTGACCGCGGGCAAGGAAGAGCCGATCGTCACGGCGCTCGAGCGCATGTTCGCCCTGCGCGCCTGGATGCGCGGGCGCGAGATCGAGGGTGAGTGCGACCCCGCGCTGCTCGAGCGGGTCGGTCTGACGGAGGCGCAGGTCGAGGAGATGTACCGGATCCTCGCGATCGCGGATTACGAGGACCGTTTCGTCATCCCCACCAGCCACCGCGAACATGCCGAGGACGCCTACCAGCTGCGCGGCGGCTGCGGCTTCAGTTTCGGGCGGGGCTGCTTCGGCTGCAACCCCTATGCGGCGGAGCGCAAGCCGAAGGAGCTGCACCTGTTCGCCACCAACCGTCCGCGCGCAAAGGAGGCCCGGTCATGA
- the narG gene encoding respiratory nitrate reductase subunit, which translates to MSRLLERLNFLKPVEPFANGHGVLTDERRDWEDGYRKRWQHDKIVRSTHGVNCTGSCSWKIYVKGGIITWETQQTDYPRTRPGLPNHEPRGCARGASYSWYLYSAARLRHPLVRRELIQLWREARQEGRKPVEAWASIVEDPEKRASYTRVRGLGGFVRASWDEVEEIIAAANAYTIRRYGPDRIVGFSPIPAMSMVSYAAGTRYLSLLGGVCMSFYDWYCDLPPSSPMTWGEQTDVPESADWYNAGFVMLWGSNVPQTRTPDAHFYTEARYRGMKTVVVSPDYSEAAKFADLWLSPRQSTDAALALAMGHVILRESHIDRRVPYFDDYVRRYTDLPMLVELEDRDGQLVPGRLLRASDLENALGETSNPEWKTVAIDELSGEIVAPRGSIGFRWGEKGKWNLEEKDGRGRDVRLRLTLADEGAHDELAEVAYPYFGANSHPAFPGTEHPAVLTRRVPARRVKLASGETRLVATVFDLLVANYGIDRGFGGEHVARSYDDDVPFTPAWAERITGVPARHIIAAARELARTAEKTGGRSMVIVGAGLNHWYHMDMNYRGIINLLVLTGCVGQSGGGWAHYVGQEKLRPQTGWLPLAFALDWSRPPRQQNSTSFWYAHTDQWRYETLKVEDILSPLAAGDQRMRGALIDFNVRAERMGWLPSNPQLQANPLEVARQARAAGRDVKDYVVEKLKSGELRMACEDPDNPVNWPRNLFVWRSNLLGSSGKGHEYFLRHLLGTAHGVQGKDLGEQGLDKPTEVVWRDEAPEGKLDLLVTLDFRMSTTCVYSDIVLPTASWYEKNDLNTSDMHPFIHPLSAAVDPVFESRSDWEIFKGIARRFSEIAPEVLGREEDVVLTPILHDTPGEIAQPFDVKDWRKGECDPVPGRTMPQITVVERDYPAVYARFTSLGPLLDRLGNGGKGITWETAEEVAFLKELNGPSPLTARPRIETDIDAAEVILALAPETNGAVAVRSWRALSEITGRDHTHLALPREEERLRFRDLQAQPRKIITSPIWSGIDSEEVCYTASYTNVHELIPWRTLTGRQQLYQDHAWMRAFGEAFVTYRPPINTRTVEPMLARAEGRPHVVLNFITPHQKWGIHSTYSDNLLMLTLSRGGPIVWISEEDARKAGVVDNDWVEVFNVNGALVARAVVSQRIKPGTLFMYHAQEKIINVPGSQITGQRGGIHNSVTRAVLKPTHMIGGYAQQSWGFNYYGTVGSNRDEFIILRKLERVDWLDGEAQEARAEAG; encoded by the coding sequence ATGAGCAGACTGCTCGAGCGACTGAACTTCCTGAAGCCCGTGGAGCCCTTCGCAAACGGTCACGGGGTGCTGACCGACGAGCGCCGGGACTGGGAGGACGGCTACAGGAAGCGCTGGCAGCACGACAAGATCGTGCGCTCGACGCACGGCGTCAACTGCACCGGCTCGTGCTCGTGGAAGATCTATGTCAAGGGCGGGATCATCACCTGGGAGACGCAGCAGACCGACTATCCGCGCACGCGTCCCGGCCTGCCGAACCACGAGCCGCGCGGCTGCGCCCGGGGCGCAAGCTACAGCTGGTATCTCTATTCCGCCGCCCGGCTGCGCCACCCCCTCGTGCGGCGCGAGCTGATCCAGCTGTGGCGCGAGGCGCGCCAGGAGGGCCGCAAGCCGGTCGAGGCCTGGGCATCCATCGTGGAGGACCCGGAAAAGCGCGCCTCCTACACGCGCGTGCGCGGGCTCGGCGGCTTCGTGCGCGCAAGCTGGGACGAGGTCGAGGAGATCATCGCCGCCGCCAACGCCTACACCATCCGCCGCTACGGCCCGGACCGCATCGTCGGGTTCTCGCCGATCCCGGCGATGTCGATGGTCTCCTATGCCGCGGGCACGCGCTACCTCTCGCTCCTCGGCGGCGTGTGCATGTCGTTCTACGACTGGTACTGCGACCTGCCGCCGTCCTCGCCCATGACCTGGGGCGAGCAGACCGACGTGCCCGAGAGTGCGGACTGGTACAATGCGGGTTTCGTGATGCTGTGGGGGTCGAACGTCCCGCAGACGCGCACGCCGGACGCCCATTTCTACACCGAGGCCCGCTATCGCGGCATGAAGACGGTGGTGGTCTCGCCGGACTATTCGGAGGCGGCGAAGTTCGCGGACCTGTGGCTTTCGCCCCGCCAGAGCACCGACGCGGCGCTGGCGCTGGCCATGGGCCACGTCATCCTGCGGGAGTCCCACATCGATCGCCGCGTTCCCTACTTCGACGACTACGTCCGTCGCTACACCGACCTTCCCATGCTCGTTGAGCTGGAGGACCGTGACGGCCAGCTGGTTCCCGGCCGCCTGCTGCGCGCGAGCGACCTCGAGAACGCGCTCGGCGAAACCAGCAATCCTGAATGGAAGACGGTCGCCATCGACGAGCTGAGCGGCGAGATCGTCGCCCCGCGGGGCTCGATCGGCTTCCGGTGGGGCGAGAAGGGCAAGTGGAACCTGGAGGAGAAGGACGGGCGCGGGCGCGACGTGCGTCTCAGGCTGACGCTCGCGGACGAAGGCGCCCATGACGAGCTCGCCGAGGTCGCCTATCCCTACTTCGGCGCGAACAGCCATCCCGCATTTCCCGGCACCGAGCATCCGGCGGTGCTGACCCGCCGCGTGCCGGCCAGGCGCGTGAAGCTCGCGTCGGGCGAGACGCGCCTCGTTGCGACCGTCTTCGACCTGCTGGTCGCCAACTACGGCATCGACCGCGGCTTCGGCGGCGAACATGTCGCGCGCAGCTACGACGACGACGTCCCCTTCACCCCCGCCTGGGCGGAGCGGATCACCGGCGTGCCGGCCCGCCACATCATCGCGGCCGCGCGCGAACTGGCCCGCACCGCCGAGAAGACCGGGGGGCGGTCGATGGTCATCGTCGGTGCGGGACTGAACCACTGGTATCACATGGACATGAACTACCGGGGGATCATCAATCTCCTGGTGCTGACCGGCTGCGTCGGCCAGTCGGGCGGCGGCTGGGCCCACTATGTGGGGCAGGAGAAGCTCAGGCCGCAGACCGGCTGGCTGCCTCTCGCCTTCGCACTCGACTGGTCACGCCCGCCGCGCCAGCAGAACTCCACCAGCTTCTGGTACGCGCACACGGATCAGTGGCGCTACGAGACGCTGAAGGTCGAGGACATCCTCTCGCCGCTCGCCGCCGGCGACCAACGCATGCGCGGTGCCCTGATCGACTTCAACGTCCGCGCCGAGCGCATGGGCTGGCTGCCCAGCAATCCGCAGCTTCAGGCGAATCCGCTTGAGGTGGCCAGGCAGGCCCGCGCCGCCGGACGCGACGTCAAGGACTATGTCGTCGAAAAGCTGAAGAGCGGTGAGCTGCGCATGGCCTGCGAGGATCCGGACAATCCGGTGAACTGGCCGCGCAATCTGTTCGTCTGGCGCTCCAACCTGCTCGGCTCGTCCGGCAAGGGCCATGAATACTTCCTGCGCCACCTTCTCGGCACGGCGCACGGCGTGCAGGGCAAGGACCTCGGCGAGCAGGGCCTGGACAAGCCGACCGAGGTCGTCTGGCGGGACGAGGCGCCCGAGGGCAAGCTTGATCTGCTCGTGACCCTCGATTTCCGGATGTCCACGACCTGCGTCTATTCGGACATCGTGCTTCCCACCGCGAGCTGGTACGAGAAGAACGATCTCAACACGTCCGACATGCATCCCTTCATTCATCCGCTGTCGGCGGCGGTGGACCCGGTGTTCGAGTCGCGGTCGGACTGGGAGATCTTCAAGGGCATCGCGAGACGCTTCTCCGAGATCGCCCCCGAGGTGCTGGGACGCGAGGAGGACGTGGTGCTGACACCCATTCTCCACGACACGCCCGGCGAGATCGCGCAGCCCTTCGACGTGAAGGACTGGCGCAAGGGCGAGTGCGATCCCGTTCCCGGCCGCACGATGCCCCAGATCACCGTGGTCGAGCGGGACTACCCGGCGGTATACGCGCGGTTCACCTCGCTCGGCCCGCTGCTCGACAGGCTGGGCAACGGCGGCAAGGGAATCACCTGGGAGACGGCCGAGGAGGTCGCCTTCCTGAAGGAGCTGAACGGCCCGTCGCCCCTGACCGCGCGCCCGCGGATCGAAACCGACATCGACGCCGCCGAGGTGATCCTCGCGCTCGCACCCGAGACGAACGGGGCGGTCGCCGTCAGATCCTGGCGGGCGCTCTCCGAGATCACCGGCCGCGACCACACCCATCTCGCACTGCCCCGCGAGGAGGAAAGGCTGCGCTTCCGGGATCTTCAGGCGCAGCCGCGCAAGATCATCACCTCGCCCATCTGGTCGGGGATCGACTCCGAGGAGGTCTGCTACACGGCGTCCTATACGAATGTTCACGAACTCATCCCGTGGCGGACCTTGACCGGCCGCCAGCAGCTCTACCAGGACCATGCGTGGATGCGGGCGTTCGGAGAGGCCTTCGTCACCTACCGGCCGCCGATCAACACCCGCACGGTCGAGCCCATGCTGGCCCGCGCCGAAGGCCGGCCGCACGTCGTGCTCAACTTCATCACGCCGCACCAGAAGTGGGGCATCCACTCCACCTACTCCGACAATCTTCTGATGCTGACGCTCTCGCGCGGCGGACCCATCGTGTGGATTTCGGAGGAGGATGCCCGCAAGGCCGGCGTCGTCGACAACGACTGGGTCGAGGTCTTCAACGTCAATGGCGCCCTGGTCGCCCGGGCGGTGGTCTCCCAGCGCATCAAGCCGGGGACGCTGTTCATGTACCACGCGCAGGAAAAGATCATCAACGTCCCCGGCTCCCAGATCACCGGCCAGCGCGGAGGCATCCACAACTCGGTCACGCGGGCGGTGCTGAAGCCGACCCACATGATCGGCGGCTACGCCCAGCAGTCGTGGGGCTTCAACTACTACGGCACCGTGGGATCGAACCGCGACGAATTCATCATCCTGCGCAAGCTCGAGCGCGTCGACTGGCTCGACGGCGAGGCGCAGGAGGCCCGGGCCGAGGCCGGCTGA
- a CDS encoding MFS transporter: MHNLDGVTPRKQQRILGMSTFAFTVCFAVWTIFSIIGLRIKQELGLNDTEFGILVATPVLTGSLSRIFLGIWTDQYGGRLVYTTLMVATSVAVWLLATVETYPMFLLAALGVGLAGGSFAVGIAYVSRWYERERQGTALGIFGMGNVGAAVTNFGAPFLVVAFGWERTAQIYALVLLTTAVLFWLLTEDDPVTAERKRKGERPAPAWMQLTPLKRLQVWRFSLYYFFVFGGFVALALWLPRFYVGAYGLDIKTAGMLAAAYSLPGSVFRALGGWLSDRYGARAVMYWTFIASVAICFVLSYPATDYTVHGIEGPIQFTIAWPLWFVVKLTIVLGFFMSLGKAAVYKHIPVYYPDHVGSVGGLVGMIGGLGGFFLPIAFGAMNDLVGVWTSCFMLLFALVAVALTWMHFAIRRMERKALAEQLEQLPELPELQQLHGPEQAAAIRRATAAAHAAK, from the coding sequence ATGCACAATCTGGACGGCGTGACGCCCCGCAAGCAGCAGCGCATCCTGGGGATGAGCACCTTCGCCTTCACCGTCTGCTTCGCGGTGTGGACCATCTTCTCGATCATCGGCCTGCGCATCAAGCAGGAACTCGGCCTCAACGACACCGAGTTCGGCATCCTTGTCGCAACGCCCGTGCTCACGGGCTCGCTGAGCCGCATATTCCTCGGCATCTGGACCGACCAGTACGGTGGACGCCTCGTCTACACGACTCTGATGGTCGCCACCTCGGTTGCGGTCTGGCTGCTGGCCACCGTCGAGACCTATCCAATGTTCCTGCTCGCGGCGCTCGGGGTCGGCCTTGCGGGCGGGTCCTTTGCCGTGGGCATCGCCTATGTCTCGCGCTGGTACGAGCGCGAGCGCCAGGGCACGGCGCTCGGCATCTTCGGCATGGGCAACGTCGGCGCAGCCGTGACCAATTTCGGCGCCCCCTTCCTCGTCGTGGCCTTCGGCTGGGAGCGGACCGCGCAGATCTACGCGCTGGTGCTGCTCACGACCGCGGTCCTCTTCTGGCTGCTCACCGAGGACGATCCGGTGACCGCCGAGCGCAAGAGAAAGGGCGAGCGCCCCGCCCCGGCCTGGATGCAGCTCACTCCCCTGAAGCGCCTGCAGGTGTGGAGGTTTTCGCTTTACTACTTCTTCGTCTTCGGCGGCTTCGTCGCACTCGCCCTGTGGCTGCCCCGCTTCTATGTGGGCGCCTACGGGCTCGACATCAAAACGGCCGGCATGCTGGCGGCCGCCTATTCCCTGCCGGGCAGCGTCTTCCGGGCGCTGGGGGGCTGGCTGTCCGACCGCTACGGGGCGCGCGCGGTGATGTACTGGACCTTCATCGCCTCGGTCGCCATCTGCTTCGTGCTCAGCTATCCGGCCACCGACTACACCGTCCACGGCATCGAGGGGCCGATCCAGTTCACCATCGCCTGGCCGCTGTGGTTCGTGGTGAAGCTCACCATCGTGCTCGGTTTCTTCATGTCACTCGGCAAGGCGGCCGTCTACAAGCACATCCCCGTCTATTACCCCGATCACGTCGGTTCCGTGGGCGGACTCGTCGGCATGATCGGCGGTCTTGGCGGCTTTTTCCTGCCGATCGCCTTCGGGGCCATGAACGACCTCGTGGGCGTGTGGACGAGCTGCTTCATGCTGCTGTTCGCGCTCGTCGCCGTGGCGCTCACCTGGATGCACTTCGCCATTCGACGGATGGAGCGCAAGGCGCTCGCCGAACAGCTTGAACAGCTTCCCGAGCTGCCCGAGCTCCAGCAGCTCCACGGACCCGAGCAGGCGGCGGCCATCCGGCGGGCGACCGCGGCTGCCCACGCCGCCAAGTGA
- the fabH2 gene encoding 3-oxoacyl-[acyl-carrier-protein] synthase 3 gives MRRTVIAGTGSYLPPAVLTNRDLEERIDTSDEWIVERTGIRRRHVAGEEETTASMATEAGRAALAAAGWPAASLDGIIVATTTPDWTFPAVATQVQAALGAGTGFAFDIQAVCSGFVYALATADAYVRAGLAERLLVIGAETFTRLLDWQDRTTCVLFGDGAGAVVVEAAEGTGTAADRGMLACRLHADGRLAELLKTDGGPATTGTVGRVRMKGREVFRHAVQNLASVMEETLAEAGVSPEEVDWVIPHQANRRILDGTAKKLGIDPEKVIVTVDEHANTSAASVPLALDQAVRDGRVRPGQLLLLEAMGGGFTWGACLLRF, from the coding sequence ATGCGCCGCACCGTCATCGCTGGCACCGGCAGCTATCTGCCGCCGGCCGTCCTCACCAACCGGGACCTCGAGGAGCGCATCGACACCAGCGACGAATGGATCGTCGAGCGCACGGGCATCCGCCGCCGCCACGTGGCCGGCGAGGAAGAGACGACGGCCAGCATGGCGACGGAGGCGGGCCGCGCGGCGCTCGCGGCGGCCGGCTGGCCGGCGGCGAGCCTGGACGGCATCATCGTCGCCACGACGACGCCGGACTGGACGTTTCCCGCGGTCGCAACCCAGGTGCAGGCCGCGCTCGGCGCCGGCACCGGCTTCGCCTTCGACATCCAGGCGGTGTGCTCGGGCTTCGTCTACGCGCTGGCGACGGCGGACGCCTATGTCCGCGCGGGGCTGGCGGAGCGCCTGCTGGTGATCGGCGCGGAGACCTTCACGCGGCTGCTCGACTGGCAGGACCGCACCACCTGCGTGCTCTTCGGCGACGGCGCCGGGGCGGTGGTGGTGGAGGCGGCCGAGGGCACCGGCACCGCAGCCGATCGCGGCATGCTCGCCTGCCGCCTGCATGCCGACGGCCGCCTCGCCGAGCTGCTCAAGACGGACGGCGGGCCCGCCACCACCGGCACCGTCGGGCGCGTGCGCATGAAGGGGCGCGAGGTCTTCCGCCATGCCGTCCAGAATCTCGCGAGCGTGATGGAGGAGACGCTGGCCGAGGCCGGCGTGTCGCCGGAAGAGGTGGACTGGGTCATCCCCCACCAGGCCAACCGCCGCATCCTCGACGGCACGGCGAAAAAGCTCGGCATCGACCCCGAGAAGGTCATCGTCACCGTGGACGAGCATGCGAACACCTCCGCCGCCAGCGTGCCGCTCGCCCTCGATCAGGCCGTGCGCGACGGCCGCGTGCGGCCCGGCCAGCTGCTGCTGCTCGAGGCCATGGGCGGCGGCTTCACCTGGGGCGCCTGCCTCCTGCGCTTCTGA
- the narK2 gene encoding nitrite extrusion protein 2, which translates to MNAETSTAATARPGSHVLVDWRPDDPVFWESTGRRIARRNLWISVFCLLLSFAVWMVWSVVAAKLPAIGFTYSTNQLFWLAALPGLSGATLRIFYSFMVPIFGGRKWTVITTASLLLPAIGIGLAVQNPETPYWLFLLLALLCGFGGGNFASSMANISFFFPAKEKGHALALNAGLGNAGVSVMQFVVPLVITTSVFGTIGGEPQVLSDGGRIWLQNAGFIWVPFLLIGTIAAWFGMNDIASARASFKEQAIIFKRKHTWIMSWLYTGTFGSFIGYSAGFPLLAKTQFPEVDSLQFVFLGPLIGALSRAATGWISDRYGGGRVTFWVFLVMIAGVAGVLYFLGVKDQPGAFWGFFAMFMLLFFATGVGNASTFQMIPIIMRKEVARLMPELSEAQRIRQAEKEAAAIIGFTSAVAAYGAFFIPKAYGTSIALTGGPEAALWVFLGFYATCVFMTWWYYTRRNAPVPC; encoded by the coding sequence ATGAATGCGGAAACCTCCACGGCCGCGACCGCCCGCCCGGGTTCCCATGTCCTCGTCGACTGGCGCCCGGACGACCCCGTCTTCTGGGAAAGCACCGGCCGCCGGATCGCCCGCCGCAATCTCTGGATTTCGGTTTTCTGCCTGCTGCTGTCGTTCGCGGTGTGGATGGTCTGGTCGGTGGTGGCGGCGAAGCTGCCGGCGATCGGATTCACCTATTCCACGAACCAGCTCTTCTGGCTGGCGGCGCTGCCGGGACTGTCGGGCGCGACCCTTCGGATCTTCTACTCCTTCATGGTGCCGATCTTCGGCGGGCGGAAATGGACGGTGATCACCACCGCCTCCCTGCTTCTGCCCGCCATCGGCATCGGGCTCGCCGTCCAGAATCCCGAAACCCCCTACTGGCTGTTCCTGCTGCTGGCCCTTCTATGTGGTTTCGGGGGCGGCAATTTCGCGTCCTCCATGGCGAACATATCCTTCTTCTTTCCGGCAAAGGAGAAGGGACACGCGCTGGCTCTGAACGCCGGTCTGGGCAACGCCGGAGTGAGCGTGATGCAGTTCGTGGTGCCGCTCGTGATCACCACGAGCGTGTTCGGCACGATCGGAGGCGAGCCTCAGGTGCTTTCCGACGGTGGCCGCATCTGGCTCCAGAACGCCGGCTTCATCTGGGTGCCCTTCCTGCTGATCGGGACGATCGCCGCCTGGTTCGGCATGAACGACATCGCGAGCGCGCGCGCGTCGTTCAAGGAGCAAGCGATCATCTTCAAGCGCAAGCACACCTGGATCATGAGCTGGCTCTATACGGGCACATTCGGATCCTTCATCGGCTATTCGGCGGGCTTCCCCCTTCTTGCCAAGACGCAGTTTCCGGAGGTCGACTCCCTGCAGTTCGTGTTTCTCGGCCCACTGATCGGCGCGCTCTCGCGCGCGGCGACCGGATGGATCTCCGACCGCTACGGCGGCGGGAGGGTCACCTTCTGGGTCTTCCTGGTGATGATCGCGGGCGTGGCCGGCGTGCTCTACTTCCTCGGCGTCAAGGACCAGCCGGGCGCATTCTGGGGCTTCTTCGCGATGTTCATGCTGCTGTTCTTCGCGACGGGGGTCGGCAACGCGTCCACCTTCCAGATGATCCCGATCATCATGCGCAAGGAAGTCGCCCGCCTGATGCCCGAGCTGAGCGAGGCCCAGCGCATCCGCCAGGCGGAAAAGGAGGCCGCCGCGATCATCGGCTTCACCTCGGCCGTCGCCGCCTATGGCGCCTTTTTCATTCCCAAGGCCTACGGCACCTCGATCGCGCTGACCGGCGGACCGGAAGCGGCGCTGTGGGTCTTTCTGGGGTTCTACGCGACCTGCGTTTTCATGACCTGGTGGTACTACACGCGGCGAAACGCTCCCGTGCCGTGCTGA